A part of Streptomyces sp. DSM 40750 genomic DNA contains:
- a CDS encoding thioredoxin-like domain-containing protein, whose protein sequence is MSDSTTQHPAPRRVRVRAPELIGKGGWLNTGGKRYTLADLRGKIVLLDFWTFCCINCLHVLDELRELEEKHRDTVVVIGVHSPKFAHEAEHGAVVDAVERYGVEHPVLDDPELATWKQYAVRAWPTLVVIDPEGYVVAQHAGEGHAHAIERLVAELEAEHEDKGTLRRGDGPYVAPDPEPTVLRFPGKALLLSDGDFLVSDTTRHQLVRLAADGESVVRRYGSGERGFVDGSAEHARFSEPQGLALLDSGAVVVADSVNHALRRLDPATGHVATLAGTGRQWWQGSPTSGPAWEIDLSSPWDVAVFGGKVWIAMAGVHQLWTYDPADCTVAVAAGTTNEGLVDGPGGEAWFAQPSGLAATADRLWLADSETSALRWVDLDGAVHTAVGTGLFDFGHRDGAAEQALLQHPLGVTALPDGSVAVSDTYNHALRRYDPATGEVTTLATDLREPSDAVLVGDDIVVVESARHRLTRLRLPEETVKVEAVAHRTQRAATEVAPGSLRLDVVFQAPAGQKLDERYGPSTRLLVSSTPPELLLRGEGADTPLSRPLELNPSISEGVLHVSAMAASCDDDPATEYPACHVHQQDWGVPVRLTEGGVDRLSLVLAGMDEGDGDDADKGIDGRV, encoded by the coding sequence ATGAGCGATTCCACGACCCAGCACCCGGCACCCCGCCGTGTCCGTGTCCGCGCCCCCGAGCTGATCGGGAAGGGCGGCTGGCTGAACACGGGCGGTAAGCGATACACCCTCGCTGACCTGCGGGGGAAGATAGTGCTGCTGGATTTCTGGACGTTCTGCTGCATCAACTGTCTGCATGTCCTGGACGAGCTGCGGGAGCTGGAGGAGAAGCACCGGGACACGGTGGTGGTCATCGGGGTGCACTCGCCGAAATTCGCACACGAGGCGGAGCACGGGGCGGTGGTCGACGCCGTCGAGCGATACGGGGTGGAGCATCCGGTGCTCGACGATCCGGAGCTCGCCACCTGGAAGCAGTACGCGGTACGGGCCTGGCCGACGCTCGTGGTGATCGACCCGGAAGGGTACGTGGTCGCGCAGCACGCGGGCGAGGGCCATGCGCACGCCATCGAGCGACTGGTCGCCGAGCTGGAGGCCGAGCACGAGGACAAGGGCACGCTGCGGCGCGGCGACGGGCCGTATGTGGCGCCGGACCCCGAGCCGACGGTGCTGCGCTTCCCCGGCAAGGCGCTGCTCCTGTCGGACGGCGATTTCCTCGTCAGCGACACCACCCGGCATCAGCTGGTCCGGCTGGCGGCGGACGGCGAGAGCGTCGTACGGCGGTACGGCTCCGGTGAGCGCGGGTTCGTGGACGGCAGCGCGGAGCACGCCCGCTTCAGCGAGCCGCAGGGGCTGGCGTTGCTGGACAGCGGCGCCGTGGTTGTCGCCGACTCCGTGAACCACGCCCTGCGCCGGCTCGACCCGGCCACCGGCCATGTCGCGACGCTCGCGGGCACGGGCCGCCAGTGGTGGCAGGGCTCGCCGACCTCCGGACCCGCGTGGGAGATCGACCTGTCCTCGCCGTGGGACGTGGCCGTCTTCGGCGGCAAGGTGTGGATCGCGATGGCCGGTGTCCATCAGCTGTGGACGTACGACCCGGCGGACTGCACCGTGGCCGTGGCGGCCGGCACGACGAACGAGGGGCTCGTGGACGGGCCGGGCGGCGAGGCCTGGTTCGCGCAGCCTTCGGGGCTCGCGGCCACCGCCGACCGGCTCTGGCTGGCCGACTCCGAGACATCCGCGCTGCGTTGGGTGGACCTCGACGGGGCGGTCCACACGGCGGTCGGGACCGGGCTGTTCGACTTCGGGCACCGTGACGGCGCCGCCGAACAGGCGCTGCTCCAGCATCCGTTGGGTGTCACCGCCCTGCCCGACGGTTCGGTGGCGGTCAGCGACACGTACAACCACGCGTTGCGCCGCTACGACCCGGCGACGGGCGAGGTCACCACGCTCGCCACGGACTTGAGAGAACCGAGTGACGCGGTGCTCGTCGGGGACGACATCGTGGTCGTCGAGTCCGCCCGCCACCGGCTGACCCGGCTGCGGCTGCCGGAGGAGACGGTGAAGGTCGAGGCCGTCGCCCACCGCACACAGCGCGCTGCCACCGAAGTCGCCCCCGGCAGCCTGCGGTTGGACGTCGTCTTCCAGGCTCCGGCGGGGCAGAAGCTCGACGAGCGGTACGGCCCGTCGACCCGTCTGCTCGTCTCCTCCACACCGCCCGAGCTGCTGCTCCGGGGCGAGGGCGCGGACACTCCCCTGTCACGCCCGCTCGAACTGAACCCGTCCATATCCGAGGGCGTGCTCCATGTCTCGGCGATGGCGGCCTCCTGCGACGACGACCCGGCCACCGAGTACCCGGCCTGTCACGTCCACCAGCAGGACTGGGGCGTGCCGGTCCGGCTCACGGAGGGCGGGGTGGACCGGCTGTCGCTGGTGCTGGCGGGGATGGACGAGGGCGACGGGGACGATGCGGACAAGGGCATCGACGGACGCGTCTGA
- a CDS encoding DUF6458 family protein, protein MGLGGCIILIAVGAILTFATDWDMQGVNLDLVGIIFMIVGLIGVATFSSIAKRRRVVVPPSTPVIDETRHNRDGYGGV, encoded by the coding sequence ATGGGCCTGGGCGGGTGCATCATTCTGATCGCCGTGGGAGCCATCCTCACGTTCGCCACCGACTGGGACATGCAAGGGGTCAACCTCGACCTGGTCGGCATCATCTTCATGATCGTCGGGCTTATCGGAGTCGCGACGTTCAGCAGCATCGCCAAGCGGAGGCGGGTGGTGGTGCCGCCCTCGACTCCGGTCATCGACGAAACCCGGCACAACCGCGACGGGTACGGCGGCGTGTGA
- a CDS encoding M18 family aminopeptidase translates to MRTPPRFDRGHTDDLMTFLTSSPSPYHAVASAAERLEKAGFRQVSETDAWDGSLGGKYVLRGGAIIAWYVPEGATPHTPFRIVGAHTDSPNLRVKPRPDSGAHGWRQVAVEIYGGPLLNSWLDRDLGLAGRLSLRDGTSRLVNVDRPLLRVPQLAIHLDRSVTSEGLKLDKQRHLQPIWGLGDDVSDGDLIAFLEEELGLPSGEVTGWDLMTHSIEPPAYLGRDKELLAGPRMDNLLSVHAGTAALASVATSGDELPYIPVLAAFDHEENGSQSDTGADGPLLGGVLERSVFARGGAYEDRARAFAGTVCLSSDTGHAVHPNYAERHDPTHHPRADAGPILKVNVNNRYATDGSGRAVFAAACEKAGVSFQTFVSNNSMPCGTTIGPITAARHGIRTVDIGVAILSMHSARELCGAKDPYLLANALVAFLAG, encoded by the coding sequence ATGCGCACACCCCCACGCTTCGATCGCGGCCACACCGACGACCTGATGACGTTTCTGACGAGCAGCCCGTCCCCGTACCACGCGGTGGCGAGCGCCGCGGAACGGCTGGAGAAGGCCGGCTTCCGACAGGTCTCGGAGACGGACGCGTGGGACGGCTCGCTGGGCGGCAAGTACGTGCTGCGCGGCGGCGCGATCATCGCCTGGTACGTGCCGGAGGGCGCCACGCCACACACCCCCTTCCGTATCGTCGGTGCCCACACCGACTCCCCCAATCTGCGGGTGAAACCCCGCCCCGACAGCGGCGCGCACGGCTGGCGCCAGGTCGCCGTCGAGATCTACGGCGGTCCGCTGCTCAACTCCTGGCTCGACCGCGACCTCGGCCTCGCCGGCCGCCTCTCCCTGCGCGACGGCACCAGCCGACTCGTCAACGTCGACAGACCTCTCCTCCGCGTCCCCCAGCTCGCCATCCACCTCGACCGCTCGGTCACCTCCGAGGGCCTCAAGCTCGACAAGCAACGTCACCTCCAGCCCATCTGGGGACTGGGCGACGACGTCAGCGACGGTGACCTGATCGCCTTCCTGGAGGAGGAGCTCGGCCTGCCCTCCGGCGAGGTCACCGGCTGGGACCTGATGACCCACTCCATCGAACCCCCCGCGTACCTGGGCCGCGACAAGGAACTGCTCGCCGGTCCCCGCATGGACAACCTCCTCTCCGTGCACGCCGGTACGGCGGCACTCGCCTCCGTCGCCACCTCCGGCGACGAACTCCCCTACATCCCCGTCCTCGCCGCCTTCGACCACGAGGAGAACGGCTCCCAGTCGGACACCGGCGCCGACGGCCCGCTCCTCGGCGGGGTGCTGGAGCGCTCGGTCTTCGCCCGCGGCGGCGCCTACGAGGACCGGGCGCGTGCCTTCGCAGGCACGGTCTGTCTCTCCTCCGACACCGGGCACGCCGTCCACCCCAACTACGCGGAGCGCCACGACCCGACGCACCACCCTCGCGCGGACGCCGGCCCGATCCTCAAGGTCAACGTCAACAACCGCTACGCCACGGACGGTTCGGGCCGCGCCGTCTTCGCCGCCGCCTGCGAGAAGGCGGGCGTGTCCTTCCAGACCTTCGTCTCCAACAACTCCATGCCCTGCGGCACCACCATCGGCCCCATCACCGCCGCCCGCCACGGCATCCGCACCGTCGACATCGGCGTCGCCATCCTCTCCATGCACAGTGCCCGCGAACTGTGCGGCGCGAAGGACCCGTACCTTCTGGCGAACGCGTTGGTGGCGTTCCTGGCGGGCTAG
- a CDS encoding acyl-CoA dehydrogenase encodes MGHYKSNLRDIEFNLFEVLGRDKLYGTGPFAEMDTDTAKSILEELARLAENELAESFTDADRNPPVFDPETNTAPVPATFKKSYKAFMDSEYWRLGLPEEIGGTTAPRSLIWAYAELLLGANPAVWMYASGPAFAGILYDEGNDVQKKIAQIAVDKTWGSTMVLTEPDAGSDVGAGRTKAIQQEDGSWHIEGVKRFITSGEHDMEENILHYVLARPEGHGPGTKGLSLFLVPKYLFDFETGELGERNGVYATNVEHKMGLKASNTCEMTFGDRHPAKGWLIGDKHDGIRQMFRIIEFARMMVGTKAISTLSTGYLNALEYAKERVQGPDLANFMDKTAPKVTITHHPDVRRSLMTQKAYAEGMRALVLYTASIQDEIQVKEAAGEDISALEALNDLLLPIVKGYGSEKGYEQLAQSLQTFGGSGFLQEYPIEQYIRDAKIDTLYEGTTAIQGQDFFFRKIVRNQGAALNSLAEEIKKFLALGEGGEQLAGAREHLAKAAVELEAIVGLLLTDLAATEQDVKNIYKVGLNTTRLLMSSGDVVVGYLLLKGAAVAAEKLETASSKAMSSKDVAFYTGKIAAAKFFAANVLPGVTLARKLSEGIDLDLMELDEAAF; translated from the coding sequence ATGGGGCACTACAAGTCGAATCTCCGCGACATCGAGTTCAACCTCTTCGAGGTCCTCGGGCGCGACAAGCTGTACGGCACCGGCCCGTTCGCGGAGATGGACACGGACACCGCCAAGAGCATCCTGGAGGAGCTGGCCCGTCTCGCGGAGAACGAGCTGGCGGAGTCCTTCACGGATGCCGACCGCAACCCGCCGGTCTTCGACCCGGAGACGAACACCGCTCCGGTCCCGGCCACCTTCAAGAAGAGCTACAAAGCCTTCATGGACTCCGAGTACTGGCGTCTGGGCCTGCCGGAGGAGATCGGCGGCACCACCGCGCCGCGCTCCCTGATCTGGGCGTACGCGGAGCTGCTGCTCGGCGCGAACCCGGCCGTGTGGATGTACGCCTCCGGCCCGGCGTTCGCCGGAATCCTCTACGACGAGGGCAACGACGTACAGAAGAAGATCGCGCAGATCGCGGTCGACAAGACCTGGGGCTCCACCATGGTGCTCACCGAGCCGGACGCCGGCTCGGACGTCGGCGCCGGCCGCACCAAGGCGATCCAGCAGGAGGACGGCTCCTGGCACATCGAGGGCGTCAAGCGCTTCATCACTTCCGGTGAGCACGACATGGAGGAGAACATCCTTCACTACGTGCTGGCCCGCCCCGAGGGCCACGGCCCCGGCACCAAGGGTCTGTCCCTCTTCCTCGTCCCGAAGTACCTCTTCGACTTCGAGACCGGCGAGCTGGGCGAGCGCAACGGCGTCTACGCCACGAACGTCGAGCACAAGATGGGCCTCAAGGCCTCCAACACCTGCGAGATGACCTTCGGCGACCGTCACCCGGCCAAGGGCTGGCTGATCGGCGACAAGCACGACGGCATCCGCCAGATGTTCCGCATCATCGAGTTCGCCCGCATGATGGTCGGCACGAAGGCGATCTCCACGCTGTCGACGGGCTACCTGAACGCCCTCGAGTACGCCAAGGAGCGCGTCCAAGGCCCCGACCTGGCGAACTTCATGGACAAGACCGCGCCCAAGGTCACCATCACGCACCACCCCGACGTCCGCCGCTCGCTGATGACGCAGAAGGCGTACGCGGAGGGCATGCGCGCGCTGGTCCTCTACACGGCCTCCATCCAGGACGAGATCCAGGTCAAGGAGGCGGCGGGCGAGGACATCTCCGCCCTGGAGGCCCTGAACGACCTGCTCCTGCCGATCGTCAAGGGCTACGGCTCCGAGAAGGGCTACGAGCAGCTCGCCCAGTCGCTGCAGACCTTCGGCGGCTCCGGCTTCCTGCAGGAGTACCCGATCGAGCAGTACATCCGCGACGCCAAGATCGACACCCTGTACGAGGGCACCACCGCGATCCAGGGCCAGGACTTCTTCTTCCGGAAGATCGTCCGCAACCAGGGCGCCGCGCTGAACTCCCTCGCCGAGGAGATCAAGAAGTTCCTGGCGCTCGGCGAGGGCGGCGAGCAGCTCGCCGGTGCCCGCGAGCACCTCGCCAAGGCCGCCGTCGAGCTGGAGGCCATCGTCGGCCTGCTGCTCACGGACCTCGCCGCCACCGAGCAGGACGTCAAGAACATCTACAAGGTGGGCCTCAACACCACCCGCCTGCTGATGTCCTCCGGTGACGTGGTCGTCGGCTACCTGCTCCTCAAGGGCGCCGCCGTCGCCGCCGAGAAGCTGGAGACCGCCTCCTCGAAGGCCATGTCTTCCAAGGATGTGGCCTTCTACACCGGCAAGATCGCGGCGGCGAAGTTCTTCGCGGCCAACGTCCTGCCGGGCGTCACCCTCGCCCGCAAGCTCTCCGAGGGCATCGACCTGGACCTGATGGAGCTGGACGAGGCGGCCTTCTAG
- a CDS encoding SseB family protein translates to MYGYDQSAGPQQQYAPPPQQQMPGQMPGGPMGGYGQQPPLYPEPSPPSLADAVRAFTTGQMAAEDFQQVFATSKVYCPRGDNPGFLALHNTQQPVIPMFTSLKELRRYAGKESKYFVITGAEVIDLLPTGYGFVLDMEGEHRMVFDAKAVEQMVEFAMRRMYG, encoded by the coding sequence ATGTACGGCTACGACCAGAGCGCCGGCCCTCAGCAGCAGTACGCCCCGCCGCCGCAGCAGCAGATGCCGGGGCAGATGCCCGGCGGCCCGATGGGCGGTTACGGGCAGCAGCCACCGCTGTACCCGGAGCCGTCCCCACCCTCCCTCGCGGACGCGGTCCGCGCCTTCACCACCGGGCAGATGGCCGCGGAGGACTTCCAGCAGGTCTTCGCGACGTCCAAGGTGTACTGCCCGCGCGGCGACAACCCCGGGTTCCTGGCGCTGCACAACACCCAGCAGCCGGTGATCCCGATGTTCACCTCGCTCAAGGAGCTCCGCCGGTACGCCGGCAAGGAGTCCAAGTACTTCGTGATCACCGGCGCGGAGGTGATCGATCTGCTGCCGACCGGCTACGGCTTCGTCCTCGACATGGAGGGGGAGCACCGGATGGTCTTCGACGCGAAGGCCGTGGAGCAGATGGTGGAGTTCGCGATGCGGCGTATGTACGGGTAG
- a CDS encoding pirin family protein, producing MPAVTVENPLSLPRVVAPTDAVARPVLTVTTAPSGFEGEGFPVRRAFAGINYRHLDPFIMMDQMGEVDYAPGEPKGTPWHPHRGFETVTYIIDGVFDHQDSHGGGGTITNGDTQWMTAGSGLLHIEAPPESLVTSGGLFHGIQLWVNLPARDKMMAPKYQDIRGGQVQLLTTPDGGALLRVIAGELDGHEGPGITHTPITLLHATVAPGAEITLPWREDFNALAYVLAGRGSVGADRRPIHLGQTAVFGAGSSITFRADEQQDSHAPDLEIVLLGGQPIREPMAHYGPFVMNTRAELQQAFEDFQKGRLGTVPAVHGMTEGGL from the coding sequence ATGCCTGCAGTGACCGTCGAGAACCCGCTGAGCCTGCCCCGTGTCGTCGCGCCGACCGACGCGGTGGCCCGTCCGGTGCTGACCGTGACGACCGCGCCCAGTGGTTTCGAGGGCGAGGGCTTCCCGGTTCGCCGAGCGTTCGCCGGGATCAACTACCGCCACCTCGACCCGTTCATCATGATGGACCAGATGGGCGAGGTGGACTACGCGCCGGGAGAGCCGAAGGGCACGCCCTGGCACCCCCACCGCGGCTTCGAGACCGTCACGTACATCATCGACGGTGTCTTCGACCACCAGGACAGCCATGGCGGTGGCGGCACCATCACCAACGGTGACACCCAGTGGATGACGGCCGGTTCGGGCCTCCTCCACATCGAGGCGCCGCCGGAGTCCCTCGTCACGTCCGGCGGTCTCTTCCACGGCATCCAGCTGTGGGTGAACCTCCCGGCCAGGGACAAGATGATGGCCCCGAAGTACCAGGACATCCGCGGCGGCCAGGTCCAGCTCCTCACCACCCCCGACGGCGGCGCGCTGCTCCGCGTCATCGCCGGTGAGCTGGACGGTCACGAGGGCCCGGGTATCACCCACACCCCGATCACCCTGCTCCACGCGACGGTCGCGCCGGGCGCGGAGATCACCCTGCCGTGGCGCGAGGACTTCAACGCCCTCGCGTACGTCCTCGCCGGGCGCGGCAGCGTCGGTGCGGACCGGCGCCCGATCCACCTCGGCCAGACGGCCGTCTTCGGTGCCGGTTCCTCGATCACCTTCCGCGCGGACGAGCAGCAGGACTCCCACGCGCCCGACCTGGAGATCGTCCTCCTCGGCGGCCAGCCGATCCGTGAGCCCATGGCCCACTACGGCCCGTTCGTCATGAACACCCGCGCGGAGCTTCAGCAGGCGTTCGAGGACTTCCAGAAGGGACGGCTGGGGACGGTTCCGGCGGTTCACGGGATGACTGAGGGTGGCCTCTGA